The Pseudomonadota bacterium nucleotide sequence CGGGAAAAAGTTTTTCAGCTGTGTTGAAAAAAACGTTTTTTCGGCGAAAAATCAGTGTATCTTTTATCCCAAAGAGTTAAATCAAGACCTGCGGATATAAAGTCATAAATTCTGAAAGTCAAAGGTATCGAAAAAAAACTCGGACTGATTGTAGATGCGTAAACTATAACTGTCTCGTAATAATCAAACGCGACTGGAAAGCGAACAGCAGCCAATACAATTATGAAAATCGTTGTTTGTGTAAAACAGGTTCCTGATGCCAAGGATGTCAGGCTTGACCCGAAGACCAACACCCTGGCCCGCGAAGGGGTTCAAAGTATAATGAATCCCTATGACCGCCATGCCTTGGAAGAAGGTGTCAGGCTTAAGGAAAGATTCGGCGGTACGGTAACCGTGATAACCATGGGGCCGCCTCAGGCTGCGGAAGTTTTGCGGGATGCAGTGGCCTGCGGCGCTGATGAGGCTGTGCTTGTATCAGACCGGGCATTTGCCGGGGCAGATACCTGGGCAACCACGTATACGTTGTCGCGGGCTATCAAGAAACTTGGCGGGTTTGACCT carries:
- a CDS encoding electron transfer flavoprotein subunit beta/FixA family protein, with protein sequence MKIVVCVKQVPDAKDVRLDPKTNTLAREGVQSIMNPYDRHALEEGVRLKERFGGTVTVITMGPPQAAEVLRDAVACGADEAVLVSDRAFAGADTWATTYTLSRAIKKLGGFDL